The Oreochromis niloticus isolate F11D_XX linkage group LG2, O_niloticus_UMD_NMBU, whole genome shotgun sequence genome includes a region encoding these proteins:
- the nsdhl gene encoding sterol-4-alpha-carboxylate 3-dehydrogenase, decarboxylating, translating to MATRVRPSSKRCAVIGGSGFLGRHLVEKLLDRGYSVSVFDIRQSYELPGVTFYQGDLCDKQALLAALKDVSLVFHCASPSPASDDRALFERVNIQGTQTVIQACIESGVQRLVLTSSASVVFEGTDIKNGREDLPYAKKPIDYYTKTKIEQEKLVLKACDNQKGFLTVAIRPHGIFGPRDPQLVPILVDTARRGKMKFIIGDGTNLVDFTFVENVVHGHILAAERLRADSPICGKPYHITNDEPIRFWDFMSQVLVGLGYPPPRYYLPYSLVYGLALLLWLLSVLLSPLISFKPTFTPMRVALAGTHHYYSCKRAKEDLGYTPVVSLKDAIARTVESYPHLRCEA from the exons ATGGCTACACGTGTGCGACCG AGTAGTAAACGGTGTGCGGTCATCGGGGGGTCCGGTTTCTTGGGCAGACACCTGGTGGAGAAGCTGCTGGACCGAGGCTactctgtttctgtgtttgacaTCCGTCAGAGCTACGAGCTGCCTGGCGTAACCTTCTACCAGGGAGACCTGTGCGACAAACAA GCTCTGCTGGCAGCTTTGAAGGATGTGTCCTTGGTCTTTCACTGTGCCTCCCCATCGCCTGCCAGTGACGACCGTGCTCTCTTTGAGAGGGTCAACATCCAGGGCACACAGACTGTTATCCAGGCCTGCATAGAGTCTGGAGTACAG agGTTGGTCCTGACCAGCAGTGCCAGTGTGGTGTTTGAAGGGACCGACATTAAGAATGGGAGAGAGGATCTGCCGTATGCCAAGAAGCCCATTGACTACTACACAAAGACCAAAATTGAGCAGGAGAAG ttggtCCTCAAGGCTTGTGACAATCAAAAGGGCTTCCTCACAGTTGCAATTCGGCCTCACGGCATCTTTGGTCCTCGAGATCCACAGCTGGTTCCCATCCTGGTGGACACGGCTCGCAGGGGCAAAATGAAATTCATCATTGG TGATGGAACCAATCTGGTAGATTTCACCTTTGTGGAGAATGTAGTTCACGGACACATTCTGGCTGCTGAACGGCTGAGAGCAGACTCCCCAATATGTGGGAAG CCATATCACATAACCAATGATGAGCCAATTCGCTTTTGGGACTTTATGTCTCAAGTATTGGTGGGTCTCGGATATCCTCCTCCCCGCTACTACCTCCCTTACAGTTTGGTGTACGGACTGGCCCTTCTCCTCTGGCTGCTGTCCGTCCTCTTGAGTCCTTTAATATCTTTCAAGCCAACTTTTACACCTATGAGAGTGGCTCTGGCTGGAACCCACCACTACTATAGCTGTAAACGTGCCAAAGAAGACCTGGGCTACACACCGGTGGTCAGCCTGAAGGATGCGATTGCACGCACCGTGGAGAGCTATCCTCATCTCAGATGCGAGGCTTGA